A stretch of DNA from Triticum dicoccoides isolate Atlit2015 ecotype Zavitan chromosome 2A, WEW_v2.0, whole genome shotgun sequence:
CATTATCTAACTGTAGTTATTTCATAGGTATATACTTGATGCCAGAGAAATGCCTATAGTTACTTGTCTTAAGAAGATCAAGGACCAATTAATGACTAGGTTTTATAGCAAGAATCTGGAATCTGAGGAGATGTGTGGTCAAATTTGTccaaaaattagaaaaaaactggacaaaaatattaacatgtcCAACAACTGCACTGCATTACCAGCTGGACAACACATATTTCATGTTAAAGGCATGGTTGGGGAGTATGATGTGAACATACAGAAGGAGGAGTGTTCTTGTAGGGCATGGCAGCTCTCTGGAATTCCATGTAGACATGGAGTTGCATGTTTAAGACATGAAAGAATTCCATGTAGACATGGAGTTGCATGTTTAAGACATGGAGTTACCAGCTGGACCACACTATGAGAAGAAAGTTGGTAGGCCtggaaagaagagaaagaagaaccCACTAGAGGAGGACAATGGAACTAGGATGAGCAGACATGGCATTATTGGACACTGCAGTGTGTGCAATCAACCAGGACACAACAAAAGAAAGTGCCCTGAACTAGGTAGAGGACAACCAACAGCAGCACATGAGGCAGGAGcagaacaagatccagcagcagaacaataTCCAGCAGCAGAAGAGGAAGCAGCAGAACATGTGCAAACAACAGAACATGTGCCAATTCAGGTTGTGCTTCCAGAAACACAACAAAGAACTAAACTACCAGTCAAGAGAAGGCCCAGTTGCAAGGTGCATTTCCCTTAAATGTTTCCCTTAAATGCCGTTGAAAACTAAAATTGCAATAGTCAACAACATTTCttattttttttgcagaaaaagGCATGTCCACAAGTGGGCAGAAGTACATCTAATATGATATCTTCTTCTATGAATTATGATCTTGCTTCATCTACTATGATTGAGATTTTACAGGACCAAGTGAGAGCTTTTTATTTAAATGCAATGTTAATAAATGCAATGCCATCTGTTCTTCCAGAAATTCACCTACATTACTAAATACATGTTTGGTTGGTTTGTAGGCTATAGCTACTCAACAATCTCAAACAGCAGTGCCAGCTCCTCTACCAGAAAGCCAGTTCATTGCAAACTGCAGAGATGCCCTGCCAGCTCCAAGAAGCCACACTACTGCTACACTAGGtttgaagagaaggaagaaagtgAAAAAAACTAAGGAGAACAAAGCCCCAACAACTCAGAAGTGAAGAGCTACAAAGATGTTATGGAAAGAAGCAGTGTAGGATGTTTTTCTTTTGCTTAGGAAACAAGGTGGTTTGTAATGAAACCTCATGCTAAGATGTGGCTTTGGGTTTCACACAAACCATGGAAATGTAATACTTTTGTTGCACAACTTCAAGACCTTGTAATGTTGGGTCCATCTATCTATCTTTCAGACTGCTTTGAAGTTCAGTTAGTAAAAGAATGGCCTTGCATATTACTGTTTATTTGTGTTGTCAATGCTAGTAAAAAAATGGTGCCAAAGTACAGAAAAACAACCAAAATgctgccaaattttagttcaatttCATTGCAACAGTAAATCATCAACATCTGGATACACCAACAAGCATTGATCACTGGATACATCATACTAACACATCACTTCTTAAATCCTACATACACCACAACTACAATCAGTACAACAAGTGCACTGAGAATACTCCTACAGAGAAAAATGAGCTCATTCATCTTCTGCATTGCTTCTGCATATGCCACAGTCTCGACAGTGCTATGCATTGCTCCTGCACAAGCATCTTGCACCTCTGTTTCTTCACTTGCAATGACACCAGCCGAATCTAAACTGCTCAATCCACGGCTGACATACCCAGCTCTCACCAAAAAATCAAAATAGTTGTCTGGTCCATCTTCCCAATAGTAATGTTGGCAAGGATTTGGTTGAATCTGATAGAAATTGAGCAAAAAAAATTCAGTCAAAAAGAAACACAGAAACATCAAATCGATTGGGCACTTGTAAAAGATCTTACATGGTGATTGGGGCACTTGTAAGAAATCCTGCCAGGATTTGCCTTCGATTTTGACACAAGACGAATTGTAGATCAAATGCGGCAGCTAGGGCATGGTACCAACGGCAGCATACCCGCGGCAGCCGGCGATGAGATGGGCGGCGAGAAAAGGGCTAACGCCGGAGGTGGAGCAGGCGCTTGGGCAGCCTTCTTCCCGCGGTGCTTCACGGCAGACGAGCTAGCGGCGGCGGACATGGCGGCGACGGCGCGGcgccagagagagggagagagcaagcAGAAGACCTAGGGATCGGGGAATGAAGAGAGGACAAACTCCAGGGGCCAAACTGCTTAAATTACCAACCTCCAACCGCGGGAACTATCCCGCGTGGGCCCTCGAGTCGACGTGGCAGCGGTCAAAGCGCCACGCGAGCTGGTCAGCGGCGGACAGTCGAAATTAGGACCTCGGGTGAACAACTTAGAAATATTTAGGACCCAGATGTGCATTTTGAAAGAATTAGGACCCAATCGACACTTTTGGGAAAGAATTAGGACCGCGCTTGCATTTTACTCATAAAACCAACCAAACGAACAAGAACAAGAAACCACAACCATAGATGTTCGCATCAGAAGACATACCTTAACGCGATTGTAACGTCAGGCCTCAACAAAAGAAGATGACCAGGAAGAACCTATCCAACAACGATGAACAACTGTGTGCTCACTTCACACCCACCTGCAAGAACGGGTCACATTATGTCAGAAGGAAGAGGAACAACAAGAAGGTCGCTCAGTAGAAAGAATTTCATTGCAGCGACAATTACCTCCATTGGCACCATGAAACCGAGAGCAGACAATCACCTCCATTGGCGGTGAAAGCTCGGCGGTGCCAGGTAGGTAAGCGCCCCTTTCACTTTCTTGTCTGTACTACATGATGTTAGTTCGTCAGATTCAGAGTACAACAATATGAAGCATTGGTACGTGCAAGTTCATAATAGTACTGTTGTGGTTTAATAAGAAGGAATGAGGTAAAACTAAAAAATACTTAGTATCTTGTATGAACTGCACGAAACACAGGATTCACTACTGATGCAAATAAAAGAAGCTCCAACACTATAAATGCAACTAAGCTCAATACAAATAAATAGGAGTATCTATATTTGTACACGCCAGGACAAAGATTTGCACCCAGAAAAACTGATACACACTGCTAACTACCACAGAAGCTGCAATTATTTTCAACtttagatggttaaagtttccaaaGTCTACAGGATACTATTTATATAAGATACAACATCCTGCTTAGGTGCATTAATCACCGAAtggtggaaagagagagagagaggatgggtTGGATTGAACTCACCAGCAAGCTGAACTCGGCCGACCACCGCCGGCGATGTAGCCACACGATAAGGAGTTGCTGATTGATCTGTATGTGTCCACCTTGCTTCACTTCCCATTGCACGGTTGGAGCTTGTGCCGCCGCTAGAACCAAGCCGGTCAGACCCGAGGGGAGGGCGACTCGATGGGTCGATGAGGGATGTAGAGCACGCCGTCGACGGTGGTGGTGATTGAGGGTACCGTCCCCATCCACGTGGTGGCGAAGAGGAGATGAAAGGAGAGGGCGGCAGTGGAGCTCGAAGTGTGAGGTAATGAAGGACCACGAGGGAGGCCGGCATCATGAAGACATGGGCGGCCGATCTGGCTAGAGCTAATGTCTCTCCTTCCCAATCCCTGCCCTGCACGGCCTCACCCAGATGGCCGGCTTTGTGGGCCTGGGCGCAGCACTCGGGCGCGAGGTCCTTCACAGCTGGTTGTAGAGCTCGAGGTCGCGTGGTGTATGGGAGAGGTCAGAGGTGAAAGAAAGAGAAGAGGTCGCGTGCGTGGAGGAGAAACAGAATAGGAAAGTTTTACCAACGCAAGTACTATCTCGGGACGGTAGATACCCTTTCTCTtgcttcttccttttctttttaatCTTGCCACAGTAAGAATCGCCAGGTGGATAGACTCAGATAGCATCCTTAATGCACACCTTATTGTTTTGGATATGCAGTGTAGTGCAATGTGTGTAcacatttttttcagaattttaaaAATTGAAAAGTTTATTTTTATTCCAAAAGCCGAGCCCCAACAGCAATTTCCACAACCCCACTCAACCATTCTATATGAACATTCGCGGTACCTAGTGGGTGTAGGTAGAACTGTAGCGGCCTTGCGCTGCACGCACAATTCATGTTCGCTTAGCTCAAGGAATCACGAAACACGAATATAGAGACACTACATATCAATAACAGGGCCGGAAATCAGGATATGCAGATCCAATTCAATGTAACTACCCAAAAGTCACTTTTATTTCAGACGACTAATCCAATAGAATCCCTCACTTTCTGGAACACTGCAATAGCCGATAGAGTACAGACAGTTTTCTAAATTAACCACAGTGCGACCGAACCGATACAAGCTTCCGACTCATGGATGATAAATAGTCATACCCTATTTACACTGACAACAAACATAATGTCTAAATCAAAGATGAACAAACACCAAACAATTACTCGAGAATATCCCCAGGTAGGTCACAGACCTAAAATCAGCCGATAATCACACTAAACAAGCCATTCTAACCTCTACCCACCTCAGACCATATCCCATCTCGCACCCCAAGGATGCATGGGTGGGTATCTGCTGCAAAATCACCAGAGATTATGTGGACATGGATTCCTGCTGACCACCGGATAATCTGGCAAGGCTGCCATTACTCTCAGCTAAAGGCGAGGAATGAGCTTGTGCATCTTTAACTCCAGAGTCATTGCCTGGAGCACCTAGCTCGTCTCCTGAACTGAGTTCCTCCGACTGGTCGTCGGACGGGGTTGTATATATCAAGTTTAGCAGAGAGTCGCCACAGCCACCCAACTCAATGGAGGGGCAACTTATGCTGCCATCCTCATGGGCTGACTCTTGCTGCAACAGTCGTTGTGTAAATTTATCTTCAGGGGTGCTGCCTGACATATTCCCTTCACGTATCTTCTGACAGCAACTTAGGCACAGCTTAAAGGGGCATCTTGGGCAACTTCTCAAGACTTGGTGCGCGGACAGCTTACAGTTATTACTATTACACAAAAAAAATCTCGGATCAGATGAGAAAATGCATATAATAACAGCAAATATTAAGAAACAAACTAAAAAGCTGCATAGTGCTCCATACAAAATAGGCATAGTGGAATACATAGAAACAAGCCA
This window harbors:
- the LOC119357776 gene encoding uncharacterized protein LOC119357776, which translates into the protein MELPAGPHYEKKVGRPGKKRKKNPLEEDNGTRMSRHGIIGHCSVCNQPGHNKRKCPELGRGQPTAAHEAGAEQDPAAEQYPAAEEEAAEHVQTTEHVPIQVVLPETQQRTKLPVKRRPSCKKKACPQVGRSTSNMISSSMNYDLASSTMIEILQDQAIATQQSQTAVPAPLPESQFIANCRDALPAPRSHTTATLGLKRRKKVKKTKENKAPTTQK